In Streptomyces sp. NBC_00344, the genomic window GGAACGCCCAGCACCTTCCCGATCACCGCACCGGCGAACTCCATGTGTTCGGAAAGGATCAGGTCGGCACGCCATGCGCGGGCCAGTTCCAGATAGTCGGGAAGGAAGTAGGGGGCGTGGTTGCGCCACATCTGGGCGGCGCCGTCGATCTGCTGGGCCGGCGGCCGCCCGACCACCTCGATGGGCCGTACGCCGTCGGGCAGGCCGCCCCGGCGCAGATCGATGTGGTGGAAGGCGTCGCCGAAGGTCGCGGTCGCGAGACCCGCGTCGCCGGCCGGGCCGGTGACATCGGGCTGCCCGGCGACGAGGAGCTCGTGCCCCGCGGCGCCGAGCGCCCGGATCAGCGGCAGCATCGGCAGGAAGTGGGTGGCGACGGGGGTGCTGGTGATCAGTACGCGCATCGGAGGTTCTCCAGGTCACGGACGACTGCTGCGGGGCTTGGCATGGCGGCCATCGACTCGGCGAGGGAAGCGGCGCCCTTCGTGATCCGCTCGTCGGCGAGCAGGCTGCTGACTGCCGCGGCCACCTGGGCCGGGTCGTTCTGGGCATCGGCCGTACGGAGCGACAGCCCGGCATCGGCCGCGGTCAGCAGGTCGCCGCCCTCGAACTGGTCCACCAGCTGCGGCAGGATCAGCTGGGGCACCCCGAAACTGGCTACGGTGAGCAGTGTGTTGGCGCCGCCGTGCGTCACTACCGCGTCCGTGGTGTCGATGAAGCCGTTGAGCGGTGTCGGAGGGATGATCGTGACGTTCGCAGGGATGGTGCCCAGCTGGTCGAGGAACTCCTGCTGCACGGTCATCACCGCGTCGGTGTGCGGCAGATCGCCGAAGGCCTGGATGATGCCCCGGAACATCGGCAGACCGCCGAGCGCGATGGTCTGCCGACCCATCGACACACACACCCGGGGGCGGTCGCCCCGCTCGCGCAGCCGGTCCGGTACCGCTCCGGTCCCGTTGAAGGGGATGTGCCGGATCGGCGCTCCGGCCGGGGCGCCCGCGACGAGCAGCTCCGGAGGGGCCGGGTCGAGCAGCAGATCGGGCTTCGGCAGCCCGCCTTCGATGCCGAGCC contains:
- a CDS encoding nucleotide disphospho-sugar-binding domain-containing protein; the protein is MRVLILSSPESTHFTCMVPLAWALRGAGHEVLVAGQPDIIPMARSAGLNTVSVGRQFFGKDLLTPPLPPDKRPIEIVGPLTPKMTMIGSRVWVLHSRYMAPRYLEVARQFKPDLVISEIFDWAACIVGGALRIPVVSHRWGVDPMSHLMRATAEDLLRGACERLGIEGGLPKPDLLLDPAPPELLVAGAPAGAPIRHIPFNGTGAVPDRLRERGDRPRVCVSMGRQTIALGGLPMFRGIIQAFGDLPHTDAVMTVQQEFLDQLGTIPANVTIIPPTPLNGFIDTTDAVVTHGGANTLLTVASFGVPQLILPQLVDQFEGGDLLTAADAGLSLRTADAQNDPAQVAAAVSSLLADERITKGAASLAESMAAMPSPAAVVRDLENLRCAY